The Candidatus Nezhaarchaeota archaeon genomic interval AAGTTAAATGAGCGAGCATTTTACCTTCAACTTCACTTGAATTCTTCGTGGTGACGATGTCATGAGATGCTCCTTGCATACCAGAGTTGCTTAAGGTCTCCTTTAGTCATGGAGATTGCTATAACAGGTCATAATTGATTTCGATTAAGTTTTTAGCTTTTGCTACATAAGATTTACTCTGATAGTTATGGACTCTCTTATTAGTAGGGTAGCTGAGACCTTAGTTAAATCGAATTATGCGGTAGCTCTCACTGGTGCTGGTGTATCAACTGAATCAGGGATACCAGACTTTAGAGGTCCATCAGGAATATGGACTAAGGACCCTGAAGCGGAGAGGAGGGCCTATGAGGCTTATGGCCTATTCTTAAGAGATCCTAAACGCTTTTGGGAGGAGCTCTTAAGTAGACCTCCACTTTTAGCAAATTTAGAGAAAGCATCTCCTAATCCATCCCACTTTGCCTTAGCCGAGCTTGAAAACTTAGGGATATTAAAGTGCATTATTACGCAGAACATAGACGGCTTACACGAAAAAGCTGGTAGTAAGAGCATAATAGAGTTTCATGGAAGTGCCTTCAAGCTTAGATGCATTAACTGTGGTGCAAGATATCCGAGGAGCAGCTTCGACTTACTAGCACTAAGAGATAGAGGACAACTACCACCTCTATGTAAAAGTTGTGGAGGTATATTAAAGCCAGATGTCGTCTACTTTACGGAACCCATCCCACGAGACGTCATAATTCAAAGCCTAGAGGAAGTTCGAAAGTGTGATGTAATGCTTGTATGTGGAACCTCTCTAGTTGTTTACCCGGCCGCGGAACTACCACGCATCGCTAAGAGGAAAATACCTCCAGCAGTAATAATTGAAGTCAACCTAGACCCAACCCCCATAACCCTTGAAGGTATATCTGATTACTTCTTACAAGGAAAGACTGGAGAGATCCTACCAAGAATAGTTCATGAAGTTAAAGCAAGATTGAGGGTGCAATGAGGTTGCTAGCTAAGGAATCATAGGAGACGACCGCTGAATAAACGTATCACCGACTAAGCTGATAATAACTCTAAGTTCTATAGCTTTGAATAGACCCTTAATTTCAAGGACTTTACAAGTTTAAAGAGCTGCTGTTGATTACTATTAAAGGATAGCCTCCGAATTATCCTCTCCTCGCTTATCATAGCTAGGTTTTAACGTTGGAACCCACTTTTACAAGATCTTCCAATAAACTCACAAACCTTTCTAATCTAAAGTAACGTTAAGACGAAGCCATAGCTGGTATAGGTGAAATGAATATCCATGATGATTCTCGACACTAGTGAACCCTCCACTTCCAAGAGGAGTTTATTTGCTAAACTTAAAGTATTGGAGGTAGTCTTAGTTCACCGTTGGAGTTATCTTACTTCGCCACTTAAATGAAATGTGAAGACCGAAGATATACCATAGTATCGCTAGATGAAAACAATATTATGGGTTTGAATTATCATCCTCTGCTTTAATATCCTTTTATGAAACCCTCTCAATAATTTCTTTCATCTAATAAAATGGAGAACATCCCCAATCCTTAATGATGTTCAAGCGGGTCTCAATAAATGCCTACCTACTCATTACTACCTGCTCTTGAGAACCTAGTGAAACCAGGAATAACGCGTGGCGAGAATTAAGCTAAGATAAACTAGGTCATCTGGGAATTCTCTCATCATGTCTCAGACGACCAAGCACAATCATCCCCGCTCGTAACTAACCCCTCATGATATACTCGCTATTAAATTCTTTACGCTTTAAGTATAATATAGCCACCTATCATAAATAGATAGAATTGAAATTTCATAGTAAACATTAAAATAACGATAGCGTAGGAAACAAGGTTAGCTCTCTATTTTAAGCCATGGATAAAGTTCCTTTAGCTTCCTCATAGCTTCCTCAATTTTTTCTTTAGGGTACTCATACGGCATTAATTTACCAGTTAAATAGTCGCTGAAGGCCTGCATATCAAAGTGTCCATGCCCACACAGTAGGAACAATATTGTTTTCTCCTCGCCGGTCTCTCTACATCTAATAGCTTCATCTATTACAGCTTTAATAGCATGGCTTGGCTCAGGAGCTGGTAAGAACCCTTCCGTCTTAGCGAATAGGTGGGCCGCCTGAAAGACTTCAACTTGATTATAAGCTACGGTCTTAATCATACCTTTCTTAGCTAGTAAAGATAGAGTTGGAGCTTTACCATGGTATCTTAGACCGCCTGCATGTATTGGCGGCGGTATAAATGTGTGTCCAAGAGTATACATCTTTATCAATGGGGTTAAGCGAGCTGTATCTCCATGGTCGTACGTATAGAAGCCCTTGGTTATGGACGGGCATGCTGTTGGTTCGACTGCTAGGAACTTAACATTCTTTGGAGCTTTACCTGATACTTTGTCGTAGTAGAATGGCCAGAATAGACCTGAAAAACTGCTTCCGCCACCTATACAACCAACGACCAGGTCTGGATAGTCATCTATAAGCTCCATCTGCTTCTTAACCTCGAGCCCAATAACGGTTTGATGAAGCAGAACGAAGTTTAAGACACTTCCAAGAGAGTACTTTGCATCCTCATGCATAATAGCATCCTCTATAGCTTCACTTATTGCTATACCGAGACTACCAGGATTATCTGGATCCTCCTTGAGTATTCTTCTACCTGTCTCAGTGTTAGTACTTGGACTTGAATATACATCGGCGCCCCACAGCTCCATCAAAACTCGCCTATAAGGCTTCTGATTATAGCTCACCTTAACCATGTATATTGTAGCCTTAAGCCCATACAACATACAGCCAAATGCCAGGGCTGAACCCCATTGTCCTGCACCAGTCTCAGTCGTCAACCTTGCAAGACCCTCCTTCATGGCATAGTACACTTGAGCTACAGCAGTATTGGGCTTATGGCTCCCTGGCGGACTAACACCTTCATACTTGTAATATATTTTCGCAGGAGTCTTAAGTGCTCTTTCAAGTCCAACTGCCCTATAGAGGGGAGTAGGTCTCCACAATGTGTAGCTCTCTCTGACCTCCTCTGGGATATCTATCCAACGTTCTTGACTAACCTCCTGTCTCACGCATTCTTTTGGGAAGAGAGCCATCAACTCCTCCGGCTTAACAGGCTCTTTTGTTACAGGGTTCATTGGCGGTGGCAACGGCTCAGGCAAGTCTGGGAGGATATTATACCATTGTTTTGGAATATCCTCTTCATCCAAGATAATCTTCCTCATATTAATGCACACCCCAGCTAAATGTACACAATTGTACTATTAAGTTTATTTAAAATCTTTTGTGAACAAAAATATACTATGAAACAAGAAGTATAGTTATTAAAAGCGCTAGAGACCTCAATATTTGCACGATTCATGAAGTACAAGTTTTCTAAACTTAGCCCCTTAATGAGCAAGCAGTTAACTGTAAAAGTTTTTTAGTCTCTAGGTGCTAAGAGGAAGTCGCGTCCTTTGAGGTGCAGCTGTTATGGTGAAGTTCAAGCAAACCGAGGAAATAGTGAAGCTTATGAAGGACCGTGAGCGGATAAGAAACATAGGGACTCTCGCGCATGTGGATCATGGTAAGACAACTCTCAGCGATAGTTTGCTAATGGCTGCCGGTATGATTTCTCCTAAGGTTGCTGGCAAGGCCCTGGCTTTAGACTATGTCGAGATTGAACAACTTCGCCAAATGACTGTTAAGGCTGCTAACGTATCATTATATCATGAATGGAGGGGTAAGCCTTATGTTATTAACTTAGTTGATACCCCCGGTCACGTTGATTTCACCGGTCACGTCACTCGTAGCCTTCGTGTTATGGATGGTGCCATTGTCGTTGTTGATGCAGTCGAAGGCGTCATGACTCAAACTGAGACCGTTGTTAGGCAAGCTATGGAGGAGCGAGTCCGCCCATTGCTCTACATTAATAAGGTTGATCGCTTAATTAAGGAGCTTAAACTTAATGCTAATGAAGTCCAGCAGCGCTTCATAAACATTATTAAGGACTTCAATGCCTTAATTGACCTCTATGGCGAGCCTGGTTTTAAGGATAAGTGGAAGGTTGATCCTGGTAAGGGTCAGGTAGCTTTTGGTTCTGCGCTTCATAAGTGGGGTTTGACTATTCCTATTGCTCAGAAGAAGGGGATTAGATTTAGTTACATTGTTGATGCTTATGAACGTGGTTATCATGATAAGCTTGCCGATGATTTCCCGCTTTATGAGGCAATCCTAGATATGGTCGTTGAACATGTTCCTAATCCTGTTGAGGCTCAGAAGTATCGTTTACCCAAGATTTGGCATGGTGATCTCGATAGCCCTGTTGGTAAGGCCATGCTTAACTCTGATGATCAGGGACCCCTTGTCATCTGTGTAAGTAAGGTTGTTGCTGATCCTCACGCTGGCTTTGTGGCTACTGGCAGAGTATTTAGTGGTACGGTTGAAGAAGGTTGTGAGGTCTACCTAATGATGGCTAAGACTACTGAGAGAATTACTCAGGTTGGCCTCTACATGGGCCCATATCGTGAAGTTACTGAAAGGATTACTGCTGGTAATATTGCTGCTGTCCTCGGTTTAGAGCATGCTAGAGCTGGTGAGACTGTTATTGATCCCCTCTTAAAGGG includes:
- a CDS encoding TrpB-like pyridoxal phosphate-dependent enzyme; the encoded protein is MRKIILDEEDIPKQWYNILPDLPEPLPPPMNPVTKEPVKPEELMALFPKECVRQEVSQERWIDIPEEVRESYTLWRPTPLYRAVGLERALKTPAKIYYKYEGVSPPGSHKPNTAVAQVYYAMKEGLARLTTETGAGQWGSALAFGCMLYGLKATIYMVKVSYNQKPYRRVLMELWGADVYSSPSTNTETGRRILKEDPDNPGSLGIAISEAIEDAIMHEDAKYSLGSVLNFVLLHQTVIGLEVKKQMELIDDYPDLVVGCIGGGSSFSGLFWPFYYDKVSGKAPKNVKFLAVEPTACPSITKGFYTYDHGDTARLTPLIKMYTLGHTFIPPPIHAGGLRYHGKAPTLSLLAKKGMIKTVAYNQVEVFQAAHLFAKTEGFLPAPEPSHAIKAVIDEAIRCRETGEEKTILFLLCGHGHFDMQAFSDYLTGKLMPYEYPKEKIEEAMRKLKELYPWLKIES
- a CDS encoding NAD-dependent deacylase: MDSLISRVAETLVKSNYAVALTGAGVSTESGIPDFRGPSGIWTKDPEAERRAYEAYGLFLRDPKRFWEELLSRPPLLANLEKASPNPSHFALAELENLGILKCIITQNIDGLHEKAGSKSIIEFHGSAFKLRCINCGARYPRSSFDLLALRDRGQLPPLCKSCGGILKPDVVYFTEPIPRDVIIQSLEEVRKCDVMLVCGTSLVVYPAAELPRIAKRKIPPAVIIEVNLDPTPITLEGISDYFLQGKTGEILPRIVHEVKARLRVQ
- a CDS encoding elongation factor EF-2 is translated as MVKFKQTEEIVKLMKDRERIRNIGTLAHVDHGKTTLSDSLLMAAGMISPKVAGKALALDYVEIEQLRQMTVKAANVSLYHEWRGKPYVINLVDTPGHVDFTGHVTRSLRVMDGAIVVVDAVEGVMTQTETVVRQAMEERVRPLLYINKVDRLIKELKLNANEVQQRFINIIKDFNALIDLYGEPGFKDKWKVDPGKGQVAFGSALHKWGLTIPIAQKKGIRFSYIVDAYERGYHDKLADDFPLYEAILDMVVEHVPNPVEAQKYRLPKIWHGDLDSPVGKAMLNSDDQGPLVICVSKVVADPHAGFVATGRVFSGTVEEGCEVYLMMAKTTERITQVGLYMGPYREVTERITAGNIAAVLGLEHARAGETVIDPLLKGSMVPFERLRYISEPVVTIAIEPKKSQDLPKLVDTLRKMAIEDPTLHVKINQETGEYLIAGMGQLHLEIALWDLKQRTNIEVVTSPPIVVYRESVRKSAGPFEGKSPNKHNRVYVTVEPLSEETLRLLETGRVYDDQDWRERAKILREEADWDTDEARGIWAIDDFMNIFVDATKGVQYLRDIKDTLISGFRWALAEGPLCHEPCRGVKIKLVDALVHEDPAHRGPAQIMPALRDATFAAFLSARPTLLEPILKIEAKCPADHISGLTRVLATHRGKITSLESQELIMVLKGEIPVSETFNLANEIRSATAGKAFWATEFKGWQPVPESMLVDLMMKIRERKGLPKVIPKPEDYMPL